A single window of Vigna unguiculata cultivar IT97K-499-35 chromosome 1, ASM411807v1, whole genome shotgun sequence DNA harbors:
- the LOC114162148 gene encoding uncharacterized protein LOC114162148, which translates to MGNSSNKALPIDTTFKLPANLPLWPQGGGDGGGFATGTITIGGLKLFQISTFNRVWTTLEGGPGDAGATFFEPAGIPEGFFILGHYSQPNNKPLFGSVLVAKDEPSSGSNEALKKPVDYTLVWSSKSKKIKQDKDGYVWLPTAPDGYKALGHVVTTTSEKPSLDKIRCVRTDLTEQCEINSWIWGPDKSNDGKGFGVHEVRPSNRGIEAPGVVVGTFFAHNGETPSSLPIACLKNPNMEFSSMPNLTQIKALLQAYSPFMYLHPKEKFQPASVKWYFSNGALLFKKGEESKPVAIDPTGSNLPQGGSNDGEYWLDLPADKANKERVKKGDFKSFQAYVNAKPMFGGTFTDLAMWVFYPFNGPGTAKVGLIDIPLGVIGEHIGDWEHVTLRVSNFNGELKKVYVSQHSSGEWVEAPQLEFQSGNKPVIYSSLNGHAIYAKEGVVMQGLDGAGLKNESAKSDKVVDLGSGFEIVAGEYLGSAIVEPPWLNYLRQWGPKISYDTAKELDKLEKVFPALDSLQRILPNELFGEEGPTGPKLKRNWSGDEV; encoded by the exons ATGGGGAACTCTTCAAATAAAGCTCTTCCCATCGATACAACTTTTAAGCTTCCTGCAAATCTACCACTTTGGCCACAAG gtggtggtgatggtggtggatTTGCTACTGGAACTATAACTATAGGAGGTCTTAAGTTGTTTCAAATTTCAACGTTCAACAGGGTTTGGACAACCTTAGAAGGTGGGCCTGGTGATGCAGGAGCAACTTTCTTTGAGCCAGCAGGAATACCAGAAGGGTTCTTCATCTTAGGCCACTACAGCCAACCCAACAACAAGCCTCTTTTTGGATCAGTTCTGGTGGCAAAAGATGAACCATCTTCAGGTAGCAATGAAGCTTTGAAGAAACCAGTTGATTACACACTGGTGTGGAGCAGCAAATCAAAAAAGATCAAACAAGACAAAGATGGATATGTTTGGCTACCAACAGCACCTGATGGCTACAAAGCCTTGGGCCATGTTGTCACCACCACATCTGAGAAGCCTTCACTTGACAAAATCAGGTGTGTGAGGACAGATCTCACAGAGCAGTGTGAGATAAACTCATGGATCTGGGGACCAGACAAGAGCAATGATGGGAAAGGTTTTGGTGTTCATGAAGTAAGGCCAAGCAATAGAGGCATTGAAGCTCCTGGTGTTGTTGTTGGAACCTTTTTTGCACACAATGGTGAAACTCCTTCCTCACTCCCTATTGCTTGTTTGAAGAACCCCAACATGGAATTCTCCTCCATGCCAAACTTAACCCAAATCAAGGCACTACTCCAAGCTTACTCTCCTTTTATGTACTTGCATCCTAAAGAAAAGTTCCAACCTGCTTCTGTTAAGTGGTATTTTAGCAATGGGGCATTGCTTTTCAAGAAAGGGGAAGAGTCAAAACCTGTGGCAATAGACCCAACAGGCTCTAACCTTCCTCAGGGTGGAAGCAATGATGGTGAGTATTGGTTGGACCTTCCTGCAGACAAAGCCAACAAGGAGAGGGTGAAGAAAGGGGATTTCAAGAGTTTCCAAGCCTATGTCAATGCAAAACCCATGTTTGGAGGAACATTCACTGACCTTGCCATGTGGGTTTTCTACCCATTCAATGGTCCTGGAACAGCCAAAGTAGGGCTCATAGATATTCCACTTGGGGTGATAGGAGAACATATTGGGGACTGGGAGCATGTGACACTAAGGGTAAGCAATTTCAATGGAGAACTGAAAAAGGTTTATGTGTCACAACATAGCAGTGGTGAATGGGTTGAGGCCCCTCAGCTTGAGTTCCAAAGTGGAAACAAACCAGTGATTTATTCCTCCTTGAATGGGCATGCCATTTATGCAAAAGAAGGAGTTGTGATGCAAGGCCTTGATGGTGCTGGATTGAAGAATGAGTCTGCAAAGAGTGACAAGGTGGTTGACCTGGGATCAGGGTTTGAAATTGTTGCTGGTGAGTATTTGGGGTCAGCAATTGTAGAACCACCTTGGCTGAACTATTTGAGGCAATGGGGTCCAAAAATTTCCTATGACACTGCAAAGGAGTTAGATAAGTTGGAGAAGGTGTTCCCTGCATTGGATTCTCTTCAAAGGATTTTGCCAAATGAGTTGTTTGGAGAGGAAGGACCCACAGGACCTAAGCTCAAGAGAAATTGGAGTGGTGATGAAGTTTGA